The following nucleotide sequence is from bacterium.
CGGGCACGCTGCGCGGGCTCGTGACCACGCCCGGCGCCGCGGCCGACGAGTGGCAGCTCGCGCCGGCGCCCGAGCTGTTCGCGCCGTGGCTCGTCGTCGACGGGCCGCGCGACTGCGCCGCCGACGCGTTCGTGCGCGCGGTGCCGCACGCGAAGCGTGAGCCTGCCACCCGGCTGGTGACGGGCGTCGCCGCGCTGGCGCTGGCGCAGTTCGGCGAGGTCGCGCAGTCGGCCGGCGCCTCCGTCGCCGACCTGCCGCTCGTCGAGGTCCCCGCCGTCGGCCCGCGCACGGATCTCCTCGCCGTCATCCTCACCGGCGACGGCGGCTGGGCGACGATCGACCGCGATCTCGGCAACGCGCTCGCCGGCCACGGCATCCCCGTCGTCGGCTGGAGCTCGCTCGAGTACTACTGGACGCCGCGTACGCCCGACGGCGCCGCCGCCGATCTCGCGCGCCTGCTGCGCCACTACCTCGCGGCGAAGCAGAAGCGCCGCGTGATCCTCGCCGGCTACTCCCGCGGCGCCGACGTGCTGCCGTTCCTCGTGGCCCGCCTGCCGGACGAGCTGCGCGCCCGCGTCGCGCTGGTGGCCCTCCTCGGCCCCGGCACCCACACCGACTTCACGTTCCACCTGAGCGACTGGCTCGGCGGCGGCGGCGACGACGCCTACCCGGTCGGCCCCGAGGTCCTGCGCCTGCGCGGCCTGCCGATCCTGTGCGTCCAGGGCAGCGACGAGGACGAGAGCCTGTGCCCCGAGCTGCCGCCCGGGCTCGCGACCGTCGTCGCGCTGCCGGGCGGGCACCACTTCGGCGGCGACTACGACGCCATCGCCGCGGCGCTGATCGCCGCGGCGGAGCGGGGCGACGCGGCGATCGACGCGGGCGCGGCCGCCGCCGCTGCCGCGCCCGTCGTGCCGGTCCCCGCGGCCGCACCGCCGCCGACGGCTCCCGCCGCGGCCACTGGTGCCGGCGCCGACGGCCCCCGATAATCGCGCCGTGTCCGCGCGCGGCTTCGTCCTCACGCCCACCTACCGCGTGCGCGCGGGCCGGCCGGCCGTCCACCTGTGGAGCGTCCTCGAGGACGGCGAGCCGGCGCTCATCGTCGACGATCGACTGACGCCGTACTGCTTCGTCCGCACCGACGACGCGACGGCGGTGCGCGGCGCGACCGTGGTCGCGACCGGGCTCACGAGCTTCGCGGGCGCGCCCATGTCGCGCCTCGAGGTGCCGACGCCGGCCGACCTCCCGCACCTGCGCCGCCGTCTCGCCGGCGTGGGCGTCGAGTGCTTCGAGGCCGACCTCCGCTTCGCCTACCGCTTCCTCATCGACCGCGACCTGCGCGGGTCGTTCACGGTCGACGGTCCGTTCGAGACCCGCCCCGGCGTCGGCCGTGTCTACACCAACCCGACGCTCGCGCCCGCCGAGTTCCTCCCGACCCTGCGCACGCT
It contains:
- a CDS encoding virulence factor family protein — translated: MIRRAAFAATLAVTLLSCGPPSQLELAPFGAVALWMPSSPARRVVLLVSDDAGFGPGLAETARKLAARGAAVVGIDLPSYRRGLRDTPGDAAWIAADLEVLSQVVQRALRLPAYRRPVLVGIGAGGAFVYAAVAQGNPGMFAGAVSVGFCPTLSLPRRPGTLRGLVTTPGAAADEWQLAPAPELFAPWLVVDGPRDCAADAFVRAVPHAKREPATRLVTGVAALALAQFGEVAQSAGASVADLPLVEVPAVGPRTDLLAVILTGDGGWATIDRDLGNALAGHGIPVVGWSSLEYYWTPRTPDGAAADLARLLRHYLAAKQKRRVILAGYSRGADVLPFLVARLPDELRARVALVALLGPGTHTDFTFHLSDWLGGGGDDAYPVGPEVLRLRGLPILCVQGSDEDESLCPELPPGLATVVALPGGHHFGGDYDAIAAALIAAAERGDAAIDAGAAAAAAAPVVPVPAAAPPPTAPAAATGAGADGPR